From Cotesia glomerata isolate CgM1 linkage group LG2, MPM_Cglom_v2.3, whole genome shotgun sequence, a single genomic window includes:
- the LOC123258816 gene encoding uncharacterized protein LOC123258816, with protein MKNEILATYFHMISTDDNPQHDKCPKGVDSWCKWNEAKALGTEPPKHPTPLHPDVQKAIFPIYQDLSRVDLLERCLGGHTQNANESFNSTIWRMAPKHLHSGLKTIEIAAYLAACLFNEGSSSILLVMNEFGLIVGNNSFNHAQQSDSQRVTRQNRRSSLDSKEARKARKEKLQAQNEAYEAEEGLQYGAGIAD; from the coding sequence ATGAAAAATGAGATATTGGCAACTTATTTCCATATGATATCAACAGATGATAATCCACAACATGACAAATGTCCAAAGGGTGTAGATAGCTGGTGTAAGTGGAACGAAGCTAAAGCTCTGGGGACAGAACCTCCAAAACATCCGACACCTTTGCATCCTGACGTTCAAAAAGCGATTTTTCCAATTTATCAGGATTTATCCCGGGTAGATTTATTGGAGAGATGTTTAGGAGGCCATACTCAAAATGCTAATGAAAGTTTTAATTCAACTATTTGGCGTATGGCCCCTAAACATTTGCATAGTGgtttaaaaactattgaaattgCTGCATACTTGGCTGCTTGCTTATTCAATGAAGGCAgttcaagtattttattagTCATGAACGAGTTCGGTCTCATCGTTGGGAACAATAGCTTCAATCACGCACAACAATCCGACAGTCAGCGCGTAACCCGTCAGAATCGACGCAGCTCCTTGGACAGTAAAGAAGCCCGAAAAGCACGAAAAGAAAAGCTACAAGCTCAAAATGAAGCATATGAAGCTGAAGAAGGCTTACAATATGGTGCTGGAATAGCTGATTAA